The genomic segment TCGTCGGAGGTCGGGTCCTCCCCTGTTCCGACCGCGTCGAAGACGCGCGGGAGGAGGGTGCGGAACTCGAGGCGGGCGAAGATGTCCCTGATGGCCTGGACGTCGGCGGGTGCCACGACGAGGTCGGCGGGTGCCACGGGGAGTTCGACGTCGTCGAGGAGACGGTTGAGCTTGCGGTTGCGCCGCACGTCTTCGATGTGCTCGCGGAGGTTGCCGCCGACGACGCCCTTGATCTCTTCGGCGCGCGCGAGCAGCTCGTCGAGCGAACCGAACTGCGTCAGCCACTTGACGGCGGTCTTCTCTCCAACCTTCGGGACGCCGGGAAGGTTGTCGCTGGTCTCGCCGACGAGCGCGGCGATGTCGGGGTATTGCTCCGGACGGACACCGTAGCGCTCCTGCACGGTGACGGGGTCGTAGCGCTTGAGCTGGGACACGCCCTGGACGGAGGGGTACAGCAGCGTCACCTGGTCGTTGACGAGCTGGATCGTGTCGCGGTCGCCGGAGACGACGAGGACGTCGTAGCCCTCCTGCGAGCCCTGCTTGGCGAGGGTGGCGAGGATGTCATCGGCCTCGATCCCCTCTTTCGTCAGGACGGGGATGGACATCGCAGCCAGGCACTCCTGGAGCAGCGGGATCTGTCCGCGGAACTCCTGCGGGGTCTCGGACCTCGTCGCCTTGTACTCCGGGTACTCGTCGGTGCGGAACGAGTGGCGCGACGTGTCGAAGGCGATCGCCATGTGCGTCGGCTGCTCGGCCTTGATGAGGTTCACAAGCATCGAGAGGAAGCCGTAGATGGCGTTCGTGTGCTGGTTGTCCTTGGTCGTGAAGTTCTCGACCGGGAGCGCGAAGAACGCGCGGTAGGCGAGCGAATGGCCGTCGACGACCATGAGGGTAGGCTTTGCGGAGTCCGTCACTCTCACAGCCTAACGAGGACGGCAGACACCCGCTGAGGAGGATCCGTGACCGATACCCAGATGACCGGACTGGAGTGGGTCGCCCGACGCGGTATGGGCGCGCTGGCCGAGAAGATGGGCATCGAGTTCACCGAGTTCTCCGTCGAACGGAGCGTCGCGACGATGCCGGTCGAGGGGAACACCCAGCCGGTCGGTCTCCTGCACGGCGGCGCCTACGTCGTCCTCGGCGAGTCGCTGGGGTCCATGTCCGCCAACCTCGCCGCCGGAGCGGGCAAGCTCGCCGTCGGCGTCGACATCAACGCCACCCACACGCGCTCGGCGACATCGGGCGTGGTGACCGGGGTGTGCACGCCGATCCACCTCGGCCGCTCCGTCATGGTGCATGAGATCGTCGTCACCGACGATCAGGGACGCCGGTGCTCCACGATCCGGATCACCAACATGATCAAGGACGCCCCGGCGTCGGCGTGACCTCATCCTCCAGCAGCCGCTGGAACAGCAGGTGGTCCTGCCACTCCCCCGCGATCCGGAGATAGCGGGCGGCAGCGCCGATACGGGTGAAGCCATTGGCTGCGAGGACGCGCTGGGACGCGGTGTTGTGCGTCAGTGTCGCAGCCTGGACGCGGTGCAGACCCAGTTCCGCTCTCGCGTGCTCGAGGGCCACAGCGACCGCGCGCGTTGCCAGCCCCCGACCCACGCGGGAACGATCGACCCAATAGCCGAGGTCCGCGCTGCAGAACGCGCCGTGGACGATGTTGTTGAGGTTCACCCTCCCGCGCAGGCATCCGTCGCCGTCCTCGATGACGAGGCGGACGTGGAGGTGCGCGGTGGAGGACGACAGCGCCTGCCGAAGGTTCTCCGTGTGCCACTCGGCGGTGTAGAACTGCTCGCTCCTGAGCGGTTCCCACGGCGCGAGATGTTCACGGTTCTCGCGATAGGCACGCGCCAGGGATGGCCCGTCGTCCCGACGC from the Microbacterium ginsengiterrae genome contains:
- a CDS encoding hotdog fold thioesterase translates to MTGLEWVARRGMGALAEKMGIEFTEFSVERSVATMPVEGNTQPVGLLHGGAYVVLGESLGSMSANLAAGAGKLAVGVDINATHTRSATSGVVTGVCTPIHLGRSVMVHEIVVTDDQGRRCSTIRITNMIKDAPASA
- a CDS encoding GNAT family N-acetyltransferase, with translation MFALDAEHHLRLLRRDDGPSLARAYRENREHLAPWEPLRSEQFYTAEWHTENLRQALSSSTAHLHVRLVIEDGDGCLRGRVNLNNIVHGAFCSADLGYWVDRSRVGRGLATRAVAVALEHARAELGLHRVQAATLTHNTASQRVLAANGFTRIGAAARYLRIAGEWQDHLLFQRLLEDEVTPTPGRP